In Pseudomonas fakonensis, one DNA window encodes the following:
- a CDS encoding GNAT family N-acetyltransferase has translation MPFYTASQPLAAPRWRTLQADEGDCRLSLALEGRPLISVRLAAGEPLVVHLEQLCPERPEQALWAACYWLLSRDPACQRLAWRLPQAVPQAVASGLLLPGAQPGEYLCERTLFWQLPQPWLGQLPAGVYPQQMQLSNGKRHPRRAPKPRGEVYRRFDVRLGAWVSLRTLEVDQDLERFNRWQNNPRVLQFWQEGGTLAQHREYLEKLDADPHTLTLIGCFDDQPFAYFEAYWAKEDRIAPFYPADDYDRGIHMLVGEEAHRGPHKVASWLSALVHYLFLDDPRTQRVVAEPRADNGKMIGYMHDQCFHCEKEFDFPHKRAALMILGRERFFDRCKLA, from the coding sequence ATGCCGTTCTATACCGCTTCGCAGCCCCTCGCCGCGCCCCGCTGGCGTACCTTGCAGGCCGATGAAGGCGATTGCCGCCTGAGCCTTGCCCTGGAGGGCAGGCCCTTGATCAGCGTTCGCCTGGCGGCGGGCGAGCCCCTTGTCGTGCACCTGGAACAGCTCTGCCCCGAGCGCCCCGAGCAGGCCCTGTGGGCTGCCTGCTACTGGTTGCTGTCCCGCGACCCGGCCTGCCAGCGCCTGGCCTGGCGGCTGCCGCAAGCGGTCCCTCAAGCGGTTGCCAGCGGCCTGCTGCTACCCGGCGCACAGCCCGGCGAGTACCTGTGTGAGCGCACCCTGTTCTGGCAGTTGCCGCAACCCTGGCTGGGCCAGTTGCCTGCTGGCGTTTACCCGCAGCAGATGCAGTTGAGCAACGGCAAGCGCCACCCCCGCCGTGCGCCCAAGCCCCGGGGGGAGGTGTACCGGCGCTTCGATGTGCGGCTGGGGGCCTGGGTGTCGTTGCGCACCCTTGAGGTCGATCAGGACCTTGAGCGCTTCAACCGCTGGCAGAACAACCCGCGGGTGCTGCAGTTCTGGCAGGAGGGCGGCACGCTGGCGCAGCACCGCGAGTACCTCGAAAAGCTCGACGCCGACCCGCACACCCTGACCCTGATCGGTTGCTTCGACGACCAGCCGTTCGCCTACTTTGAGGCGTACTGGGCCAAGGAGGACCGCATCGCGCCGTTCTACCCGGCCGACGACTACGACCGCGGCATCCACATGCTGGTGGGCGAGGAGGCGCACCGTGGCCCGCACAAGGTGGCCAGCTGGCTGTCGGCGCTGGTGCACTACCTGTTCCTCGACGACCCGCGCACCCAGCGGGTGGTGGCCGAGCCGCGCGCCGACAACGGCAAGATGATCGGCTACATGCACGACCAGTGCTTCCACTGCGAGAAGGAATTCGATTTTCCGCACAAGCGCGCGGCGTTGATGATCCTGGGGCGGGAGCGGTTCTTCGATCGCTGCAAGCTGGCGTGA
- a CDS encoding RNA polymerase factor sigma-70: MAEPMSTSKCDSPLLQAFVDNRSILVKIAARITGCRSRAEDVVQDAFFRLSSAPQITSSFKAQLSYLFQIVRNLAIDHYRKQAMELKYSGSEEEGLNVVIQNASPEATHINLAALEDIAEALNELPQRTRYAFEMYRLHGVPQKDIAKELGVSPTLVNFMIRDALIHCRKSSRQN; encoded by the coding sequence ATGGCGGAACCAATGTCCACAAGTAAGTGCGATTCACCCCTGCTCCAGGCTTTCGTCGACAATCGCAGCATCCTGGTGAAGATCGCCGCACGCATTACCGGTTGCCGCTCCCGAGCCGAGGATGTGGTGCAGGATGCGTTCTTCCGGCTCAGCTCCGCGCCGCAGATCACCTCGTCGTTCAAGGCCCAGCTCAGTTACCTGTTCCAGATCGTGCGCAACCTGGCCATCGACCACTACCGCAAGCAGGCCATGGAGCTGAAGTACTCCGGCAGCGAGGAGGAAGGGTTGAACGTGGTGATCCAGAACGCCTCGCCGGAAGCCACGCACATCAACCTGGCGGCCCTCGAAGACATTGCCGAGGCACTGAACGAACTGCCCCAACGCACCCGTTACGCCTTCGAGATGTACCGCCTGCATGGCGTGCCGCAGAAAGACATCGCCAAGGAGCTGGGAGTGTCGCCAACGCTGGTCAACTTCATGATTCGCGATGCGCTGATCCACTGCCGCAAGAGCAGCCGCCAAAACTGA
- a CDS encoding alpha/beta family hydrolase, producing the protein MINGQSAGIDGDQWAQIANAPGLRCDPPKVGGDHGVSPWLILAHGAGAPMDSGFMDEMAQRLAALGVGVVRFEFPYMAQRRLDGGRRPPNPQKVLLQCWREVYAQVRPLVAGRLAVGGKSMGGRMASLLADELGADALVCLGYPFYAVGKPEKPRVEHLAGLRTPTLIVQGERDALGNREAVQGYELSPAIEVSWLVAGDHDLKPLKASGFSHEQHLQAAAAKVAGFLRE; encoded by the coding sequence ATGATTAATGGGCAAAGTGCCGGTATTGACGGGGATCAATGGGCGCAGATTGCAAATGCCCCAGGCTTGCGCTGCGATCCACCCAAGGTCGGCGGCGATCACGGCGTTTCCCCGTGGTTGATCCTGGCCCACGGCGCCGGCGCGCCGATGGACAGCGGGTTCATGGACGAAATGGCGCAAAGGCTGGCCGCGCTTGGCGTAGGGGTGGTGCGCTTCGAGTTCCCGTACATGGCCCAGCGCCGGCTTGACGGTGGCCGCCGGCCGCCCAACCCGCAGAAGGTGCTGCTGCAATGCTGGCGCGAGGTGTATGCCCAGGTGCGGCCATTGGTCGCAGGGCGGTTGGCGGTGGGCGGCAAGTCCATGGGCGGGCGCATGGCCAGCCTGTTGGCCGATGAGTTGGGGGCTGATGCGCTGGTGTGCCTGGGGTATCCGTTCTATGCCGTGGGCAAGCCGGAAAAACCGCGGGTCGAGCACCTGGCCGGTTTGCGCACGCCGACGCTGATCGTGCAGGGCGAGCGCGATGCGTTGGGCAATCGGGAGGCGGTGCAGGGGTATGAGTTATCGCCGGCGATCGAGGTGAGCTGGCTGGTGGCGGGGGACCATGACCTGAAGCCGCTGAAGGCGTCGGGGTTCAGCCATGAGCAGCATCTGCAGGCGGCTGCAGCAAAGGTGGCGGGGTTCTTGCGGGAATAG
- a CDS encoding pyrimidine/purine nucleoside phosphorylase encodes MFKVNEYFDGTVKSIAFEGHEGPATVGVMAPGEYEFGTAKREIMHVVSGALTVKLPGSDNWETFNAGDKFNVAADSKFQLKVAVDTAYLCEYRD; translated from the coding sequence ATGTTCAAGGTCAACGAGTACTTCGATGGCACCGTCAAGTCGATCGCCTTCGAAGGCCATGAAGGTCCGGCTACGGTCGGCGTGATGGCCCCGGGCGAATACGAGTTCGGCACCGCCAAGCGCGAGATCATGCACGTGGTGTCCGGCGCCCTGACCGTGAAACTGCCGGGCAGCGACAACTGGGAAACCTTCAACGCCGGCGACAAGTTCAACGTCGCCGCCGACAGCAAGTTCCAGTTGAAGGTGGCCGTGGATACCGCCTACCTGTGCGAGTACCGCGACTAA
- a CDS encoding exonuclease domain-containing protein, with protein sequence MGHWLVIDLEATTDDGGWPVTEMEIIEIGASLVTREGREVDHFQRFVRPRRRPQLTPFCRELTHITQASVDSAEPFAEVWAQFERWLMHHQGQLQAWVSWGDYDRKQLLQEWQQHQVLSLLAQLPHINLKQRFAKARHLQRPAGLNSALQLAGLQFTGQQHRALEDARNTARLLPLSLPAGSA encoded by the coding sequence ATGGGCCACTGGTTGGTGATCGACCTGGAAGCCACCACCGATGACGGCGGCTGGCCGGTCACGGAGATGGAAATCATTGAAATCGGCGCAAGCCTGGTAACCCGCGAGGGGCGCGAGGTGGACCACTTCCAGCGCTTCGTGCGTCCGCGCCGGCGCCCGCAGCTGACGCCGTTTTGCCGCGAACTCACGCATATCACCCAGGCCAGCGTCGACAGCGCCGAACCCTTCGCCGAGGTGTGGGCGCAGTTCGAACGCTGGCTGATGCATCACCAGGGGCAGTTGCAGGCCTGGGTCAGCTGGGGCGACTACGACCGCAAGCAACTGCTTCAGGAGTGGCAGCAGCACCAGGTGCTCAGCCTGCTGGCGCAGTTGCCGCACATCAACCTCAAGCAGCGCTTCGCCAAGGCCCGCCATCTGCAGCGCCCGGCTGGGCTGAACAGCGCCCTGCAACTGGCCGGACTGCAGTTTACCGGCCAGCAGCACCGGGCCCTGGAAGACGCGCGCAACACCGCGCGCCTGCTGCCCCTGAGCCTGCCGGCGGGCAGCGCCTGA
- a CDS encoding substrate-binding periplasmic protein, which translates to MIPLPRLNLPSFLLLLAASLVAGLIQAGEVVEVKVGAAHFPPYTVRPEQGADTGLLPQLAEALNRLQGQYHFVLVPTSIPRRFGDFQQGRTDLAIFENPLWGWQDIPHQSVDMGLEDAEVFVALAARGQHYFDSLEGKRLALFNGYHYAFAGFNADPAYLKQRYRATLTYSHDSNLSMVERGRADMALVTRSYLSDFLRRNPGSGQALMASQRVDQVYHHYALLRPGAPISPAAFAGLMRQLRENGELLRIFQPFRITVEAPQD; encoded by the coding sequence TTGATCCCACTGCCACGCCTCAACTTGCCCTCCTTCCTGCTGCTGTTGGCCGCATCGCTGGTAGCGGGCCTCATCCAGGCTGGTGAGGTGGTCGAGGTGAAGGTCGGGGCCGCGCACTTCCCGCCCTACACCGTGCGCCCCGAGCAGGGCGCCGACACCGGCCTGCTGCCGCAACTGGCCGAGGCACTCAACCGCCTGCAGGGGCAATACCACTTCGTGCTGGTGCCCACCTCCATCCCCCGGCGTTTCGGCGACTTCCAGCAGGGCCGCACCGACCTTGCGATCTTCGAGAACCCGCTGTGGGGCTGGCAGGATATTCCGCACCAGAGCGTCGACATGGGGCTGGAAGACGCCGAGGTGTTCGTCGCCCTGGCCGCGCGTGGCCAGCACTATTTCGACAGCCTCGAAGGCAAGCGCCTGGCCCTGTTCAACGGCTACCACTACGCGTTTGCCGGCTTCAATGCCGACCCGGCCTACCTCAAGCAGCGCTACCGCGCGACCCTCACCTATTCCCACGACAGCAACCTGTCGATGGTCGAGCGCGGGCGCGCCGACATGGCCCTGGTCACCCGCTCGTATCTCAGCGATTTCTTGCGTCGCAACCCGGGCAGTGGCCAGGCGCTGATGGCTTCGCAGCGGGTCGATCAGGTCTACCACCACTACGCGCTGCTGCGCCCCGGCGCGCCGATCAGCCCCGCGGCGTTTGCCGGGCTGATGCGCCAGCTGCGAGAAAACGGCGAACTGCTGCGCATCTTCCAGCCCTTTCGAATCACCGTAGAGGCGCCGCAGGACTAA